One genomic window of Pocillopora verrucosa isolate sample1 chromosome 8, ASM3666991v2, whole genome shotgun sequence includes the following:
- the LOC136283146 gene encoding BTB/POZ domain-containing protein 6-like: MLCTSEAQKDWQTSRPTIKERCAFVFNNEFLSDVNFKARSSICGECKVIPAHKFVLSISSPVFQAMFRGNMAESVSNLIELPDCDYESLLEFFRYLYSDEAYLSGTNVLQVLYLANKYIVPSLVDKCTEYLQKSLNAYNVLRILPHAQAFDKNELLERCWELIDKNADSVVKSEEFFNLERCRVETIVNRESLNIREFELFKAVDRWVSKESERQGLLESLSNCESKRRILGDGIVQGIRFPLMSQKEFMSAVPDSNILTTSEVINLMKYFSGLPTPLLPFIQTPRKGTMKDTPQMRRRLGTYIPPAAWWGHSFQNRQLTCGSPLS; this comes from the coding sequence ATGTTGTGTACATCGGAGGCACAGAAAGATTGGCAAACTTCCAGACCAACTATCAAAGAGAGATGTGCGTTTGTCTTTAACAACGAGTTCTTGAGCGATGTGAATTTTAAAGCGAGATCGTCGATTTGCGGCGAGTGTAAGGTGATACCAGCTCACAAGTTCGTTCTTTCCATCAGCAGCCCTGTGTTTCAAGCCATGTTTCGCGGGAACATGGCTGAGTCTGTTTCAAACCTGATAGAACTACCGGACTGTGATTATGAGAGCTTGTTGGAGTTCTTTCGTTATCTCTATAGCGATGAGGCGTATCTTAGTGGAACTAACGTCCTTCAAGTGTTATATCTAGCAAACAAGTACATAGTGCCCTCTCTCGTCGATAAATGCACCGAATATTTGCAGAAAAGTCTGAACGCATACAATGTGTTGCGTATTCTTCCACACGCTCAGGCGTTCGACAAAAATGAACTTTTAGAGCGATGCTGGGAATTGATTGATAAGAATGCGGACAGTGTCGTGAAATCAGAGGAATTTTTTAATCTTGAGAGGTGTCGAGTGGAGACTATTGTCAACAGAGAATCGTTAAACATTAGAGAATTCGAATTATTCAAAGCTGTTGACCGCTGGGTGTCTAAAGAAAGCGAAAGACAAGGCCTTCTTGAAAGCCTCAGTAATTGTGAATCAAAGCGACGGATACTCGGGGACGGAATAGTGCAGGGGATACGGTTCCCACTGATGTCACAAAAAGAATTCATGTCGGCCGTACCCGACAGTAACATTCTAACGACAAGTGAAGTCATAAACCTGATGAAATACTTCAGTGGTTTACCGACACCGCTTCTGCCGTTTATACAAACTCCAAGGAAAGGAACAATGAAGGACACGCCACAAATGCGCCGTCGATTGGGAACTTATATTCCTCCGGCAGCTTGGTGGGGACATTCATTTCAGAATCGCCAATTAACGTGTGGTTCGCCTCTTAgttaa